One genomic region from Methanonatronarchaeum thermophilum encodes:
- a CDS encoding mechanosensitive ion channel family protein — MIENTELFWSRMSEAIYSVGPRFILAIVIVVVGYVVAKWSIKHFTRPIAVWLKRPALVKPALTALKYLILILFILLALRVVGIELTNILLSATIISVIVGVVVAPIAANFISGAFLLSDRPYDVGDLIHIPDLDRTGFVREITMSYTRILTLEDTSLVVPNRRMRDRDVENFTQGDLRIKRTFDFEVSYQSDLDKAREVATNAAAEVEGVITDRERVTLMSTYYPIKPQTRVKEFGESGIKLQLVYWLETPYYLKGMNSKVAYNVYKKLIENDISIPYPHRKIIMDQNQRVEK, encoded by the coding sequence TTGATTGAGAATACTGAGTTATTTTGGAGCCGGATGTCTGAAGCAATCTATAGCGTAGGTCCTCGTTTTATATTAGCTATAGTTATAGTTGTAGTTGGTTATGTAGTCGCTAAATGGTCTATTAAACATTTCACGAGGCCGATAGCGGTATGGTTGAAACGTCCCGCTTTGGTTAAACCAGCGCTTACCGCATTGAAGTATTTGATTTTAATTTTATTCATATTACTTGCCTTAAGAGTTGTTGGTATAGAACTGACCAATATACTGTTAAGTGCAACCATAATCTCTGTTATCGTTGGTGTTGTCGTTGCTCCAATAGCTGCTAACTTTATTTCAGGGGCATTTTTGTTGTCGGACCGTCCATATGACGTTGGAGACCTGATCCACATACCTGATTTAGATCGTACAGGTTTTGTTAGAGAGATAACGATGTCATACACACGTATATTGACTTTAGAAGACACTTCTCTTGTTGTTCCAAACAGAAGGATGCGGGATAGGGACGTTGAAAACTTTACACAAGGAGATTTGAGAATAAAGCGAACATTCGATTTCGAAGTCAGCTACCAAAGCGACTTAGATAAAGCTAGAGAGGTGGCTACAAACGCTGCGGCAGAGGTAGAAGGCGTCATAACAGACCGAGAAAGAGTAACCTTGATGTCAACATACTATCCCATTAAACCTCAAACAAGAGTTAAGGAATTCGGTGAAAGCGGAATAAAACTACAGTTAGTATACTGGCTAGAAACACCCTACTATCTAAAAGGAATGAACTCAAAAGTAGCTTACAATGTATACAAAAAACTAATAGAAAACGATATAAGCATCCCTTATCCACACAGAAAAATAATAATGGATCAAAACCAGCGTGTAGAAAAATAA
- the asd gene encoding aspartate-semialdehyde dehydrogenase, translated as MNLDVGVIGATGMVGQRFISLLTDHPWFNLTALAASERSAGKKYSEAANWVLDTEMPESVRDIEVVETQPGFEADIIFSALPSNIAREVEPKFAEQGYTVASNASAYRMAEDVPLLIPEVNPEHIDLIDIQRENRGWDGAIITNPNCSSIILTLPVTPIAREFGIKNLRVATLQAVSGAGYTGVPSMAIVDNVIPYIGGEEDKVETEIQKMLGDLQNGEIKHKDFKIKATCNRVPVIDGHLENLWIELEEKPELEEIKKTMNNFQGEPQKLDLPTAPKQPVIVREENDRPQSRLDRNKQKGMAVTAGRIRGDEEIQMTILGHNTIRGAAGASILNAELLAKKQKI; from the coding sequence ATGAACTTAGACGTCGGAGTCATCGGTGCCACCGGAATGGTGGGTCAAAGATTCATTTCCCTACTGACCGACCATCCATGGTTTAATCTAACTGCATTAGCAGCTTCCGAGAGAAGTGCTGGAAAAAAATATAGCGAAGCCGCAAACTGGGTATTGGATACCGAGATGCCTGAATCTGTCAGAGACATAGAGGTTGTTGAAACCCAACCAGGCTTCGAAGCAGACATAATTTTCAGCGCACTACCCTCAAACATAGCCCGTGAAGTTGAACCTAAATTCGCAGAACAAGGATATACAGTAGCAAGTAATGCATCTGCATACCGAATGGCAGAAGACGTCCCATTACTAATACCGGAAGTCAATCCAGAACACATAGATCTAATCGACATCCAAAGAGAAAACAGAGGTTGGGACGGAGCAATAATAACAAACCCCAACTGTTCATCAATAATTCTAACATTACCAGTAACACCTATAGCAAGAGAGTTTGGAATAAAAAACCTGAGAGTAGCAACACTTCAAGCCGTAAGTGGAGCCGGCTACACAGGAGTACCATCAATGGCGATAGTAGACAACGTAATTCCATATATAGGTGGCGAGGAAGACAAAGTTGAAACTGAGATACAGAAAATGTTAGGAGACCTACAAAATGGAGAGATAAAACACAAAGACTTCAAAATAAAAGCAACATGCAACAGAGTACCAGTTATAGATGGACATCTTGAAAACCTCTGGATAGAGTTAGAAGAAAAACCAGAACTCGAAGAAATAAAGAAAACGATGAACAACTTCCAAGGAGAACCACAAAAACTGGACCTCCCAACAGCACCAAAACAACCAGTAATAGTTAGAGAAGAAAACGACCGCCCACAATCCCGATTGGATAGAAACAAACAAAAAGGAATGGCCGTAACCGCCGGTAGAATCAGAGGGGACGAAGAAATACAGATGACAATACTAGGACACAACACGATAAGAGGTGCAGCAGGAGCATCTATACTAAACGCAGAACTCCTAGCTAAAAAACAAAAAATCTAA
- a CDS encoding universal stress protein, protein MKVLAPVRYPILEQGRRTLIKAKEIALENEAELVILYVNLFQDGDDIKKIELRREVERLIDGYPAQYIIKEGFLVEEVILDEIVRQNPDLVVLGKNQESKWKRLLKSLIKTEANRYFPNVEKYIKDRADTEIIVVD, encoded by the coding sequence TTGAAAGTCCTTGCACCAGTTAGGTATCCTATCCTTGAGCAAGGTAGGAGGACATTGATTAAAGCTAAGGAAATAGCTTTAGAAAACGAAGCCGAGTTAGTTATACTTTATGTAAATCTTTTTCAAGATGGAGATGACATCAAAAAGATTGAACTTCGGCGGGAAGTTGAAAGACTTATAGATGGCTATCCAGCACAATATATAATTAAAGAAGGTTTTCTCGTTGAAGAAGTTATTCTAGATGAAATCGTTCGACAGAACCCTGATTTAGTGGTTTTAGGTAAAAACCAAGAGTCAAAGTGGAAAAGACTACTTAAAAGCCTTATTAAAACGGAAGCTAATAGATATTTCCCTAATGTCGAGAAATACATCAAGGATAGAGCAGATACAGAAATCATAGTGGTTGATTAA
- a CDS encoding 2-isopropylmalate synthase: protein MMFYTENKDRKIRIFDTTLRDGEQTPGVSLSIEDKINIANQLDALNVDVIEVGFPSSSKGEMDSAKKIIQQNFDTNICGLARAKKTDIDACIEAGVDTIHLFISTSDIQLKHTIKKTKKQVKEIIADQITYLKDHDVNCLFSAMDATRTDLDYLIDVYQKAEQAGADTINVPDTVGITTPHAMGQLIKKISKEISIPIDIHCHNDFGLAVANSLHGIEFGASQVQTTINGIGERAGNASLQQTVMGIECLLNLQTNIKTEKLYETSKLVERLTGIPILPNTPIIGENAFSHESGIHAQGVISDSETFEPGIMTPEMVGHKRRLVPGKHVGRHAVKTMLSDAGLNPNEEQLNEIVSRVKNLGDKGKKVTDVDLYTIAEVVMNSVSKKVIDLQELAVMTGNQMTPTASIKAKIEGKEKRASDIGVGPVDAAINAAQSLVGEFPNISLKTFKVEAITGGSDAIAEIIIEVEDSEGRTVTARSESEDIVMASVDALISGMNRLMIEKQKNKNKQ from the coding sequence ATGATGTTCTACACCGAAAATAAAGATAGAAAAATACGGATATTCGATACAACACTACGCGATGGAGAACAAACACCAGGAGTTTCACTCAGTATCGAAGACAAAATAAACATAGCAAACCAACTAGACGCCCTAAACGTCGATGTAATAGAAGTAGGATTCCCCTCCTCATCAAAAGGAGAGATGGATTCCGCTAAAAAAATAATACAACAAAACTTCGACACAAACATCTGTGGCCTAGCAAGAGCAAAAAAAACAGACATAGACGCATGTATAGAAGCCGGAGTCGACACAATACACCTATTCATATCAACATCCGACATACAACTAAAACACACAATCAAAAAAACAAAAAAACAAGTCAAAGAGATCATAGCCGACCAGATAACATACCTAAAAGACCACGACGTAAACTGTCTATTCTCAGCAATGGACGCAACAAGAACCGACTTAGACTACCTCATAGATGTCTACCAAAAAGCAGAACAAGCCGGAGCAGACACAATAAACGTCCCAGACACCGTTGGAATAACCACCCCACACGCAATGGGACAACTAATCAAAAAGATATCAAAAGAAATCTCAATTCCAATAGACATACACTGCCACAACGATTTCGGACTAGCAGTAGCAAACAGCCTACACGGCATCGAATTCGGAGCAAGCCAAGTACAAACCACAATAAACGGAATAGGAGAAAGAGCCGGAAACGCATCACTACAACAAACAGTCATGGGAATAGAATGCCTACTCAACCTCCAAACAAACATAAAAACAGAAAAACTCTACGAAACATCAAAACTAGTAGAAAGACTAACAGGAATCCCAATACTACCCAACACACCCATAATCGGAGAAAACGCATTCTCACACGAATCCGGAATACACGCACAAGGAGTCATATCTGATAGCGAAACCTTCGAACCAGGAATCATGACCCCAGAAATGGTCGGCCATAAAAGACGTCTAGTCCCAGGAAAACACGTAGGCAGGCACGCAGTAAAAACCATGCTTTCAGACGCAGGACTAAACCCCAACGAAGAACAACTAAACGAAATAGTCTCAAGAGTAAAAAACCTAGGAGACAAAGGCAAAAAAGTAACCGACGTAGACCTCTACACAATAGCAGAAGTAGTAATGAACTCAGTCTCCAAAAAAGTCATAGACCTACAAGAACTCGCAGTAATGACAGGAAACCAAATGACCCCCACAGCCTCAATAAAAGCCAAAATAGAAGGCAAAGAAAAAAGAGCCTCCGACATAGGAGTAGGGCCAGTAGACGCAGCAATAAACGCAGCCCAATCACTAGTAGGAGAGTTCCCCAACATAAGCCTAAAAACATTCAAAGTCGAAGCAATAACAGGCGGATCAGACGCAATAGCAGAAATAATAATCGAAGTAGAAGACAGCGAAGGAAGAACCGTAACAGCAAGATCAGAAAGCGAAGACATAGTTATGGCAAGCGTAGACGCATTAATATCAGGAATGAACCGCCTAATGATAGAAAAACAAAAAAACAAAAATAAACAATAA
- a CDS encoding ERCC4 domain-containing protein, which translates to MVVKIVVDHRERRCDVFSALVDSDVDVVVEALDVGDYVLSDRTCVERKSTVDFVSSMVDRNRGLFDQLSELRDNFECPVLVIEGLDDRAGRDIHINSVRGAISSITIDYGIPIIRTKNGFETAEYIKLIAKREQDGSSRTPNPHSKKPTKSVGEIQRYVASSIPMVGPKTAEALLDRFGSVRGVFTADKEDLLDVEGVGEKTAERILKVITEEYKGVD; encoded by the coding sequence TTGGTTGTAAAGATTGTTGTTGATCATAGGGAGAGGCGTTGTGATGTTTTTAGTGCTTTGGTAGATTCAGATGTCGATGTTGTTGTTGAGGCGCTTGATGTTGGTGATTATGTTTTGTCTGATAGAACTTGTGTTGAGCGTAAGTCTACTGTAGATTTTGTTTCGTCTATGGTTGACCGGAATCGTGGTCTTTTTGATCAGTTGTCTGAATTGCGTGATAATTTTGAGTGTCCTGTTTTAGTCATTGAGGGATTGGATGATAGAGCGGGTCGTGATATACATATTAATTCGGTTCGTGGTGCTATATCGTCTATAACTATAGATTATGGGATTCCAATAATTCGTACGAAAAATGGTTTTGAGACGGCGGAATATATTAAGTTGATTGCGAAGAGGGAGCAGGATGGTAGTTCTAGAACACCTAACCCTCATTCAAAAAAACCTACTAAGTCGGTTGGTGAGATTCAGCGGTATGTAGCTTCTTCAATTCCAATGGTTGGTCCTAAGACTGCTGAGGCATTGTTAGATAGGTTTGGATCTGTTCGTGGTGTTTTTACTGCAGATAAGGAAGATTTACTGGATGTTGAGGGTGTTGGAGAGAAAACTGCTGAGAGGATTCTCAAGGTTATTACTGAAGAATATAAGGGAGTTGATTAG
- a CDS encoding HAD hydrolase family protein, which produces MRKIVCFDLEGPLSPQDNAFEVMGLLDGGKEVFEKISKFDDIISLEGREGYEPGDTLSLIAPFLVAEGIDENNVLEISNKAKVVNGSKELVNRLKKDGWIVKIISTSYSYHAHTIGDRIGVPSEDIWCTQIDFNELQKLISKDLKNRIKEVSHEIVEIDEIDGLVEKLDSFFFKELPKTEYGNPLERVKVVGGAKKLEAVKEISKKYKVPLQDISVVGDSITDYKMLGEIKKHDGKSIVFNGNQYAIPNAKYAVGSENIRYIEPILNSNEPEKLVTQWEKNIEKIEKNTESAPKPIKDLLIELETSIPDIRLVREEETEEIVKKHIKYRKTVRGEAADLG; this is translated from the coding sequence ATGCGTAAGATTGTTTGTTTTGATTTAGAAGGACCTTTGTCTCCACAAGATAATGCGTTTGAGGTAATGGGGTTATTAGATGGTGGTAAAGAGGTTTTTGAAAAAATAAGTAAGTTTGATGATATTATATCGCTTGAAGGTAGGGAGGGTTATGAGCCTGGTGACACCCTCTCACTAATAGCTCCATTCCTTGTTGCAGAGGGAATTGATGAAAATAACGTCCTTGAAATTTCTAATAAAGCCAAGGTTGTAAATGGTTCTAAAGAACTTGTCAATAGATTAAAAAAAGATGGATGGATAGTTAAGATAATATCAACCAGCTATAGCTATCACGCGCACACTATTGGAGATAGAATAGGAGTTCCGAGTGAAGATATATGGTGCACACAAATAGATTTCAACGAACTTCAGAAATTGATTTCTAAAGACCTTAAAAACCGGATAAAAGAAGTTAGCCATGAAATAGTTGAAATAGATGAAATAGATGGTTTAGTTGAAAAACTGGATAGTTTTTTCTTCAAAGAACTGCCCAAAACAGAGTATGGCAATCCCTTAGAAAGAGTTAAAGTTGTTGGTGGCGCTAAAAAACTTGAGGCGGTTAAAGAGATCTCAAAAAAATACAAAGTACCTTTACAAGACATCTCAGTCGTTGGCGACAGCATAACAGATTACAAAATGCTAGGTGAAATCAAAAAACATGATGGTAAAAGCATAGTTTTTAATGGAAACCAATATGCAATCCCAAACGCCAAATACGCAGTTGGCTCCGAAAACATCCGATACATAGAGCCAATTCTAAATTCAAACGAACCTGAAAAACTGGTTACCCAATGGGAAAAAAATATCGAAAAAATCGAGAAAAACACTGAATCGGCTCCAAAACCAATTAAAGACCTTTTAATAGAACTGGAGACCTCAATACCAGATATACGTTTAGTAAGAGAGGAAGAAACCGAAGAAATAGTAAAAAAACACATAAAATATAGAAAAACCGTTCGTGGAGAAGCCGCAGACCTAGGGTGA
- a CDS encoding carbohydrate kinase family protein, protein MDVVGIGNLNWDRLLFTDKLAERGGESPINQIEESAGGSAYNTISWLSKYNLQLGFIGAVGKDPEAKSIFKNLIENDIDHSQIQKKPGRTGCAYSIVDSDGDRTLYTYGGVGSHIDYNKINQKYLTKPKLIHISSFLDQKGHKFTKKILETDNQFSYNPGPLCREQGLEKLKPILKKINILFLSKKELEDLTGDKTNKAHQKLLKIGVEKVVVTLGSQGSTVHTRQKSYKAPAKDIKIVDATGAGDAFAAGYIKAYINNKNPEKCLKEGNKIAAECLQKTGGSYKPKNDK, encoded by the coding sequence ATGGATGTAGTAGGTATTGGAAACCTAAATTGGGACCGCTTGTTATTCACCGATAAACTGGCTGAACGTGGCGGTGAATCACCAATAAACCAAATAGAAGAATCTGCGGGTGGATCGGCTTATAACACCATATCATGGTTATCAAAATACAACCTCCAGCTTGGTTTTATAGGAGCAGTAGGTAAAGACCCCGAAGCCAAATCTATCTTTAAAAACCTAATAGAAAACGACATAGACCACAGCCAAATTCAGAAAAAACCGGGTCGAACCGGCTGTGCATACAGCATAGTAGACTCCGACGGAGACAGAACATTATACACCTATGGAGGAGTAGGTTCACACATCGACTACAACAAAATAAACCAGAAATACCTAACAAAACCAAAATTAATCCACATAAGCTCTTTCTTAGACCAAAAAGGCCACAAATTCACTAAAAAAATACTTGAAACAGACAACCAATTCAGCTACAACCCAGGACCCCTATGCAGGGAACAAGGACTTGAAAAACTCAAACCCATACTAAAGAAAATAAACATCCTCTTCTTAAGTAAAAAAGAACTAGAAGACCTAACCGGGGATAAAACCAACAAAGCACATCAAAAACTACTTAAAATCGGCGTTGAAAAAGTTGTTGTAACACTTGGAAGCCAAGGCTCAACAGTACACACCAGACAAAAAAGCTACAAAGCACCAGCTAAAGACATAAAAATAGTTGATGCAACAGGTGCTGGAGATGCATTCGCAGCAGGATACATAAAAGCATATATAAACAACAAAAACCCAGAAAAATGTCTAAAAGAAGGAAATAAAATAGCCGCAGAATGCCTCCAAAAAACTGGAGGAAGTTACAAACCAAAAAACGACAAATGA
- a CDS encoding class I SAM-dependent methyltransferase — translation MEKDKFDESHWNEKYKKGRHRREDPSPFLVKWIEKIPKGNALDIACGAGRNSIYLAEQGYNVDAIDISTEALKIAKERANKKNVEVNWIHGDILKLQTEPKKYNLITLSYFHIKEKQQINKLINSLKKGGYIMWESHIKTNTNIDIGPENNEVRYKRGQLLKLLNKLTIIEYIERIEETIQGKRAIVKTLAKKPNQTKPK, via the coding sequence ATGGAAAAAGACAAATTTGATGAATCACATTGGAACGAAAAATACAAAAAAGGAAGACACCGAAGAGAAGACCCATCCCCCTTCCTAGTTAAATGGATCGAGAAAATACCAAAAGGCAACGCACTCGACATAGCCTGCGGCGCCGGAAGAAACTCAATATACCTAGCTGAACAAGGATACAACGTAGATGCAATAGACATCTCAACCGAAGCCCTAAAAATCGCAAAAGAAAGAGCCAACAAAAAAAACGTAGAAGTCAACTGGATACACGGAGACATACTAAAACTCCAAACCGAACCAAAAAAATACAACCTAATCACATTAAGTTACTTCCATATAAAAGAAAAACAACAAATAAACAAACTAATAAACTCCCTAAAAAAAGGTGGCTACATCATGTGGGAAAGCCACATAAAAACAAACACAAACATAGACATCGGACCCGAAAACAACGAAGTAAGATACAAAAGAGGCCAACTACTAAAACTACTAAACAAACTAACCATCATCGAATACATAGAACGAATAGAAGAAACCATACAAGGAAAAAGAGCCATAGTCAAAACACTAGCAAAAAAGCCAAACCAAACCAAACCAAAATAA
- a CDS encoding Ig-like domain-containing protein: MKSSSKRNISVLIGVALLVLVFTLGSVAAVSAEQEYIDPRIQPSDVVKGDNVTFTMQMCTPIDIVDGEFEDPDHFKDIMDSMLQFAALDDERNSYIGIDVRDISIEIPDNKVENLEVDDIYAIMGGETDENISAELVKTQFDQITLFVDTENPEYGAFEVSFITDPYQEIDEENEEARLCCVEMKWITGEETVSGDYSIRASATPLGCESKVFTVADGQLSIDGPEEVVIGEEAEYEITDQHGEPVENATVTTENQEVTTDEDGVAVITFEDTGTFNVQAEKTNELIYLSDDMYTQVTSELPGFTLIIALIALIGAVGAYALINKKKQ; the protein is encoded by the coding sequence ATGAAAAGTTCTTCTAAACGAAATATCTCAGTACTAATCGGAGTGGCGTTATTGGTTTTGGTTTTTACTCTAGGGTCTGTTGCTGCTGTTTCAGCAGAACAAGAGTATATAGATCCACGGATTCAACCCAGCGACGTTGTGAAAGGAGATAATGTTACCTTCACTATGCAGATGTGTACACCTATAGATATCGTTGATGGAGAGTTCGAAGATCCTGATCATTTTAAAGATATAATGGATTCAATGCTTCAGTTTGCTGCTTTAGATGACGAAAGAAATAGTTATATTGGTATTGATGTTAGAGATATCTCCATTGAGATACCGGATAACAAGGTAGAGAACCTTGAGGTCGATGATATCTATGCCATTATGGGTGGGGAAACAGATGAAAATATCTCTGCAGAGCTTGTTAAAACCCAGTTCGACCAGATAACACTTTTTGTGGACACTGAAAACCCAGAATACGGTGCTTTTGAAGTAAGCTTCATAACAGACCCATACCAAGAAATAGATGAGGAAAATGAAGAGGCAAGGCTTTGTTGCGTAGAAATGAAATGGATTACTGGTGAAGAAACAGTTAGTGGGGACTACAGTATACGTGCTTCAGCAACACCACTAGGCTGTGAATCAAAAGTATTTACCGTTGCTGATGGACAGTTATCGATAGATGGGCCTGAAGAAGTAGTTATTGGAGAAGAAGCTGAATATGAAATAACAGATCAACATGGAGAGCCGGTTGAGAATGCAACAGTCACAACTGAAAACCAAGAAGTAACTACAGATGAAGATGGAGTAGCAGTCATCACATTCGAAGATACAGGCACTTTCAATGTCCAAGCTGAAAAAACCAACGAACTGATCTACCTAAGCGATGATATGTACACCCAAGTAACATCAGAATTGCCTGGATTTACATTAATAATAGCATTAATTGCATTGATAGGTGCAGTAGGAGCTTATGCCCTAATAAATAAAAAGAAACAATAA
- a CDS encoding DUF362 domain-containing protein, protein MPAIVDLEECISCGACETVCPVDAVTVEDMVNVDSSKCVECGNCETECPVGPV, encoded by the coding sequence ATGCCAGCAATAGTTGACTTAGAAGAATGTATTTCATGTGGAGCCTGTGAGACTGTATGTCCAGTAGATGCTGTAACAGTTGAAGATATGGTAAATGTTGACAGCTCCAAATGTGTAGAATGTGGAAACTGCGAAACTGAGTGTCCAGTTGGACCCGTTTAA
- a CDS encoding carboxypeptidase-like regulatory domain-containing protein, which produces MDIDVRIKIMFVSLCIVALFVIGLLNPVYGATSFDDEDSFDIDPEELTAGVKYDSLVISEIDSDISGDLNVVISYGDREFYDIDIDDFDSEESDELDLSDDDFVFNESGVFNVTITDENNTVVKGEITVYPPDIEYTIDGFDMEFIATSGLDREYEVNITALDFEGNPIENGTLWMNCSDDVLNASFFNGLNCSDEKYLELDSDGNATFGFTPNKPVEVYWKVGCESVDSELKAGVVDTPLLIAESPHMEVYSPTLNQTLTTGDDNISMGLPFGETHELMVTLKTANLSDAPLEDGIEISADGSITEYRVYSTTEYNEGYSGQFGWISITPTATGSEAIELLVDGEPTAYIDVYKGEYKELEIDGSEEVVVGEEIVYTVSSSGTAVEDAEVIAGDRTGVTNEDGEVVFTFNSTETVDVFAEKEGDEVSYYNAWMETEVKYDLVEKDLNVEIKTDKGHIVVDRAVEIEVTSDGEPIENATISTNYQSENTDSDGLAVIYFTQAGEHELLVEADGYQTGDEVVSYNTETLTVNVGETPGQNIISTFIIVVLTTLVISIGREIGFKRK; this is translated from the coding sequence ATGGATATTGATGTTCGAATTAAAATAATGTTTGTTTCACTATGTATTGTGGCTTTATTTGTTATAGGGTTGTTAAACCCGGTTTATGGTGCTACGTCGTTTGATGATGAGGATTCTTTTGATATTGATCCTGAAGAATTAACGGCCGGCGTTAAATATGATTCTTTAGTTATATCTGAAATCGATTCAGATATTTCTGGGGATCTAAATGTTGTTATTTCATATGGGGATAGAGAGTTTTATGACATAGATATCGATGATTTTGATTCGGAAGAGTCTGATGAGTTAGATTTGAGTGATGATGATTTTGTTTTTAATGAGAGTGGTGTTTTTAATGTTACCATAACTGATGAGAATAATACGGTTGTTAAAGGCGAGATAACCGTTTATCCACCAGATATTGAATATACTATAGATGGTTTTGATATGGAGTTTATAGCAACATCTGGGCTTGATAGGGAGTATGAGGTAAACATAACTGCATTGGATTTTGAGGGGAATCCTATTGAAAACGGTACTTTATGGATGAATTGTTCAGATGATGTTTTAAATGCAAGTTTTTTTAATGGTTTGAATTGTTCTGATGAAAAATATCTAGAACTAGATAGTGATGGTAATGCTACCTTTGGTTTTACACCTAATAAGCCTGTAGAGGTGTATTGGAAAGTTGGGTGTGAGTCTGTAGATAGTGAGTTGAAAGCTGGAGTTGTAGATACTCCTTTGTTGATTGCCGAATCTCCACATATGGAAGTTTATAGCCCTACGTTAAACCAGACGTTGACCACCGGTGATGATAACATATCGATGGGGTTGCCGTTTGGGGAAACCCATGAGTTAATGGTTACGTTAAAAACAGCTAATTTAAGTGATGCACCTCTTGAAGATGGAATCGAAATCAGCGCAGATGGCTCTATAACTGAGTATCGAGTGTACAGTACAACCGAGTATAATGAAGGGTACTCCGGACAGTTTGGATGGATTTCAATAACTCCTACTGCAACAGGTTCTGAAGCGATTGAGTTGTTGGTTGATGGAGAACCAACTGCTTATATAGATGTTTATAAAGGTGAATATAAAGAACTGGAGATAGATGGGTCTGAAGAAGTAGTTGTAGGTGAGGAGATTGTTTATACAGTAAGTTCAAGTGGTACTGCTGTTGAAGATGCTGAGGTCATTGCAGGCGATAGAACCGGAGTAACGAATGAAGATGGTGAGGTTGTGTTCACATTTAATTCAACTGAAACCGTCGATGTGTTTGCTGAAAAAGAGGGGGATGAAGTTAGTTATTACAATGCTTGGATGGAAACTGAAGTTAAGTACGACCTGGTTGAAAAAGATTTGAATGTGGAAATAAAGACTGATAAAGGACATATAGTTGTTGATAGAGCTGTAGAGATAGAGGTTACATCTGATGGTGAACCAATTGAAAACGCCACCATCTCAACAAACTATCAATCAGAGAATACAGATAGTGATGGATTGGCTGTTATCTATTTCACTCAGGCAGGAGAACATGAACTCCTTGTTGAAGCGGATGGATATCAAACTGGGGATGAAGTTGTTAGTTACAATACTGAAACTTTAACAGTCAATGTCGGAGAAACACCGGGCCAAAACATCATATCGACATTTATTATAGTGGTGTTAACTACATTGGTGATATCGATCGGAAGGGAGATAGGATTTAAAAGAAAGTGA